GATGCGCACGGCACCCGTCTGCAGCGTTCCAAGCAGGAACGCCGGCACTGGGAGGCTCGTGACCTTGGAGCGGCTCGTGCCCCAGTTCAGGCGCGCATTCCAGCCCCATGTGGGCGTCTGCACCGGAAACGCGTTGATCGAGACTTCCGCACCCGTCACCTGCATCTCGGCGCCGTTCGACGTTTCGCTGCTGAAGCCCGTAGTGGGGGCCAACGTACGCGTGATGAGCAGATCGGAGATGTTGCGACGGAATCCCGTCACGGCGAAGGTGCCGCGGTTGCGGAATACGTTCAGATCGACACCGGCCTCGATTTCACGCTGACGCTCGGGGCGCAGGTCGGACGATGCGCGCACACTGCCCACGCGGAAGGCTCCAAGTCCACCAACGCTCGACAAGTCGAGGTTCGTGAACTTCTGGCCGTACAGCGGCTGGTTGCCGGTTTCGCCGTAGGCCAGACGGATCTTGGCTTCGTCCACCAAGCCCGGAGCGAGGTCGGTGAAGCGGTACGACGTGGCCGCCTTCGGAAACAGGAAGAACTTCTTCACGTCGCCGTTGTTGCTGCTGCGGTCGGCGCGGGCACCGGCCGTGAACAGCAGCTTTTCACGCCACAGCATTTCCGTCTGTGCGAACACACCGAAGTCTTCCACGCGCAGGCGCGACTCGTCAACGTCGCGTACCGTGCCCGACGTCACGACTTCGAGACCGCCCAGCAGGTTTTGCGCGGAGGCGCGCGTCTGGTTCAGATCGCGTTGTTCGAACTGGGTACCGAGCTGCGACGTGATCTTGAGCGATGACTGCGGTGTCCAGCCGTGCACGATATTCAGGTTCAGGTTGCGCTGAATGTTCGTGGTCTTCGAGTTGCCCGACGTACCGGGAAGTCCATCCACGGGCTCATACTGCAGCGTGGGCGGCGAGAAGATCAGGTTGGACTGATTCAGCAGGTCGACGCCACCGTAAGCGATGAACTGCAGCGTGTTTTTTTCGCCGGTGAGCACGTCGGCGGTGAGTCGCGACGTCGTGATGTTGCGCCACACGTTCTCGCCATTCTTGAACTGATCGATCGTCTGCAACGGGTTGGACGGGTAGAACTGATTCACCGGCCAGGTGCCGTCGGCGTTGCGCCGAAGATCGAGGAAGCTCGGAATCTTGGTGAGCGAATAGGCGATCGAGTTGCCGGCGTTGTCGTTCCCGAACAGGCCGCGATCGTTCGCGTTGTTCAGGATCTCGTTGCCGACCTGCAGATTGAGCCGCTTGGAGATGCGCTGATCGAGATTGATGCGCGCGCTCGTCTTGCGGGCAAAGGTGTTCTCCACGATACCGTCTTCGTTGCGACGGCTGATCGATAGGAAGTACTTGGTGTCATCGCTGCCGCCGCTCACGTTCAGCGACACGTCCGAGTTCATCGGACGGTTGCCGTAGGCCAGCGACTCGTAATTGAGCACCCGGTTGGCGTCGTAGAACGGCGTGATGCCGGCGCCGAACACGGTCACGGCATCGGCCAGTGACGTGAACGTGCGCGAGCCGTTACGGTACGCGAGCTCCGACGTTCCGCCGCCCAGACGCAGCGAGAACTTCGGCTTGCCGGCGCGACCACGCTTGGTGGTGATGATGATGACACCGCCCGACGCCTTCGATCCGTAAATGGCAGCGGCCGCCGATCCCTTCAGGATGTCGACGTTCTCGATGTCGTTCGGATTCAGGTCGGCGATACGATTGACCGGATTCTCCTGGTTGCCCACGGAGATGCCGGTACCCGCCGCGCGCGTGACCTTGTTCGTGCCGGAGCCGATGGACACATCTGACACGATGACACCGTCGATGACGTACAGCGGCTGCGCAGATCCGAGAATGGACGAGATACCGCGAATACGGATACGATTGCCGCCGCCGGGCGCACCGGTGGATTGCGAAATCTGCGCACCGGCGATCTTGCCCTGGAACGCATTCTCGATGGACTGCGACGACACCTTGTTCACGTCGGCACCACTCACGGTGGCTACGTCGTTGGCGAGGTTGCGGCGCGAGATGCCAGTGGCCTGACCGGTCACGACGACCTGATCGAGATTGAGCACGTCCTTCTTGAGCACGATCTCGAGGCCGCTCTGCGATGCGCCCACGGTAATGCGTGTCATCGGGTAGCCAAGGCGCCGCACCATGAGGATCACCTCGCGCGCTGGGACGTTCACGAGCGTGAACGAGCCGTCGTCACGTGACAGTGCACCGATGGCGGTGCCGGTGACCTGCAATTGTGCTGCGGCAATGGGTGCTCGCGATCCTTCTTCGAGCACCTTGCCGCTGATTGTGCGCGTCTGCGCCGCGAGCGGGGCGGCGAAGAGCGCGAGGGCTGCGGCAAGCAGGCCTCCGCGCGCGAATACTCCGGTCATCAGGAATTCCTCCATCGGGGGGTGACGATCATTGCGGCAGGATGTTGAGCGTGAGGTGTGACGGACGGGCGGCTGAACGGAAAACGGTCATCATGGCTGACTGAAAGTCCGCGTCTTTCGCCTGGTAGATGTTGGGCACGAAGCGCTGCGGATTGCGATCGACGGCGGGATACCACGTGCTCTGCACGTGTACCACGATGCGATGTCCTTTCTTGAACGTGTGGAACACGTCGTCGAGCGGGACGCGCACGCTGTCGGCCACGTTCACCCTGAGCGGCACGTTCTGGTCGAAGCCTTTGCGCCAGCGGGCGCGAGCCACGCCGGGGCGGACGAGTCGCTCGTAGGCGTCGAGACGCGGTCCGCCTTCGTATTCGGGGGCCGCGTCGTTGGGATACTGATCGATGAGCTTTACGATGAAGTCGGCGTCGGTGCCGGTGCTCGCCACGTTCAGGAGCGCCGAGACGGGTCCCGCGACGGTCACATCACTGGTGAGTACGTCAGAGCGATACGTGAGCACGTCGGGGCGACGCGAGGCGAAGCGCTGATCTTCGGTGGGGTACTGCGCGTTGAAGCCGAAGGTCACGCCCATCGTGTACGGCACCGGCTTGGCAGGATCGCTCATGTAGCGGTCGGCGAACGTGACAGGCGTCGCGCCGCGTGCTTGCGCATTTCCCGGGGCCTCGAAGGCGACGCGTCCATTCTCACGTAGATACAACGTGCGCGAGGTCGCGGCTTTGGGCGGCCACGCGTCGAAGCGCCGCCATTGATTGGTGCCGGCTTCGAACACGAGCGCTCCCCCGAACGACTGGCCTTTACAGTTATCCTTGAGCAGGCATCGGAACGCTGGCGCGCCAACCGAGTCGCGAAAGAACTTGCCGGTGGGGCTGCCGTTGGTGAAGGCGCCGAAGGTCGGGAAGTCGGCGCGATTCCAGCCACCGTGCGACCATGGTCCCACCACGAACATCTGCTTCGTGCTCTTACTGTTGTCCTGCAGGCTGCGATTGAGACGCAGCATGCCGTAGGGATCTTCGACGTCGTACCAGCCACCGACGAGCAGCACGGCCGGCGTGATGTTCTTGGCGTGCTTCCAGATCGCGCGCGCCTGCCAGAAGGCGTCGTAGTTCGGATGTACGGTGATGGAGTCCCAGAAGGCGATGCGATTCTGCAACGGGCCGGAGCCGTAGTTGGAGAACGCGCCGACGTTGAGATGCCACGCGTAGCCATCGGTGGTGCCGGCATTCGGGCCGGCCGGGTAACTCGTCACCAGTCCCGCGCGCGGCTGATCGAAGTTGCGCATGAAGTTGTACGTCTGCGACAACTTGAAGAGGCCGTTCATGTGCCGATCGTCGCCGAGCCACCAGTCGATCATCGGTGCTGACGGATAGGCGAGTTTGTGCGCGGGGTGCGCGTCGATCATGCCCGCGGCCACAAAGAAACCGGGGGCGGAGTTGCCCCACGTGCCCACGCGTCCATTGTGGTGCGCCACGTTCTTGAGAATCCACTCGATCGTGTCGTACGTGTCGGTGGATTCGTCGACATCGCCGGGCTTTCGATTCGGGCCTTTATTCGGCGTCATGAACGCGTGGTAGCCCTCGCTCATGTAACGGCCGCGCACGTCCTGATTCACGAAGATCCAGCCTTCGGCATCGAGACCGGGGAAAGGCCCCAGCTGCGCGGGGTACGCGTTCTCGCCGTACGGCGCGACGCTGTACGGCGTGCGCATGAGCAGAATGGGGACACGTTTGCTCGTGTCGCGCGGCGTGTAGATCGCCGTATGCAGCTTGGTGCCATCGCGCATGGGGATGACGACTTCGCGTTTCACGTACTGCTCCCGCACGCGCGTCACGGCGGCGGGATTCGGCGCGGCGCGTGCATCCTGCGCCACGGCGCGATTGGTCATCATGGTGGTCGCGCTCGCGAGGAGTGCAGCCATCATGAGCATACGAGAGGAAATCATGGGCGTTCCGGTGCGAAGGGCGAAACGCGAAGGTACGACGGACCGGAGTTGGTCGCCAGCGTTTAGTCGTACCACCCCTGCACGTACCAGTGCACGCCGCCGTCATGGTACAGCAGGAATTCGCCTTCATCATCGACCACGCACCGCCAGTAATCGCGGGCGTACGTATCGGCGCGCCACCAATCGCCGCTCAAGCGTTCGGGGCCATCGGCGCTCGCGATCGACAGGCGTCGTCCGCGCCACCACACGGCGTCGGGAATGCCGTGCGGTGCTTCCACGTCCACCGTTTCCGGTGCATCGAGTAGCCGGAGCACGGCGTCGGTGTTCGGGGTCGGCGACGCCGCTGGTGATGTCGGCGCGGGAATGGGCGCGGGTATCGGCGCCGCGCCGAGGGTCATGGCGTCGGCGCTGATCCAGCGGCCGGTGTCTTCGGGGCGATGACTGTCGCCGGCTTCAGGGTGCACGACGACGGTGCCGGTGTTGTCGGGATCGAGCACGGCGCGCAGTCGCGCGAAGACCGCTTCGGCATTCATCGCCGCGTCGCGCCACGACGGGATCAACAAGTCGCCTTGATCAGCGGCGAGCGGCGCGGTGGCGGGAATGCTGACGGTGACGCCGATGATCGGCGCGGGGATGCTCCATCGTTCCAGTAGACTCCGGCATTGATCGAACAGCGGCTCGAGCCGCGCGAGCGGACGCGCGGGGCGTACTTCGCGCGTGATGGATCGCTGGGGGATGCCGAGGAGAGATGAAACGGCCAACTCCTTAGGAAGCAGGGCCGAGGGTGTCAGGGAGGAGGGGGCAGGGGGGGACTCCTTCCTCCGTCCTGATTCCCCCCTCCCTGCTTCTTTTATTGTCGTGTCGTCCGACGTCTCCGGCACGTGGATATGTCCGCGCATCTCGCTGCCGATGTCGTCGATGGGATACTGACGGCCAGCGTCGAGCACGAGCGTGATCGCCACCGATGCCGCCGCGCGTCCGTCTTCCACACACTCGCGCAGCAGGCGTTGCAACTGCGCGCGCAACACGAACAGCACGGGCTCGGTGCTTTCCACGGCAGCGGGCAACTCCACGCTCGCACTACGCGCGGCTTCCACGCGCACGAGTCCAGGTCGACGGGGATCATCGCCGTGGGCTAGTCGCCACGCGCCGAGACCGGCGGGGCCCCATCGCTTTTCGATGTCGCCGGCATCGAGTGAGGCCAGTGCGCCCACGGTGCGCAGACCTAACGACTGCAGCGCATCGCGCAGATCATCCTCCATCGGCACCAGCCCCAACGGCGCCGGCGCGAGATACTCGGCGCACTGACCGGCCGGGATGATCGTGATGCCGTCGGGGAGCGTGAGCGGATCGCGTTCACGTACACCTTGCGGGTCGCGTTCGCGCACGGCACGACTGCGCATAGCGCGATCGCGGGCGCGCGGCGCCCAGGTGGCGGCGCGCGCGGCCACGCAGGAATCGGCGATGGCCACGCGGGCATCGGGGTGCCACTGCTGCGCGATGGTGAGCAGCGTGCGCGCGAGGTGGGCTTCGCCACCGACGGCATCGAAGCCGTTCGCACCGACCCACCACATGCCGGGGGCACCGGCTACCGGCGTGACCTGCGGACTGGCGGCCAGCAGTGCCGTGCTGGCGGCGAGCACGGCGTCACGGATGGCATGATCGTCCCATGGGCGCACGTCGAGATCGGCGCAGCAGGCGCGCGCTTCAGGGAGGAGCATGCCAGCGCGAACGCCGGCGCGGCCGGCGGCGAGGGAGACGGCGCGGAGTTTGGTGTCGATGAGGAGGGCGCGGGGGGCGTTGTCCCAGTGGGGCGGTGGGTTGTGGGCTGTGGGCTGTGGGCTGTGGGCTGTGGGCTGTGGGCTTTGGGCTGTGGGCTGTGGGCTTTGGGCTGTGGGCTGTGGGCTGTGGGCTGTGGGCTGTGGGCTTTGGGCGGTGGGCTGTGGGCTATGGGCGGTGGGCTGTGGGCTATGGGCAGTGGGCTGTGGGCTATGGGCGGTGGGCTTTGGGCTAGTGGCGGGAGAGGTCGCGTTTGGGGCGGCGGCCGTAGCTGGGGTCGGCGGCGCGGCGGCGGCCGCGGTAGCGCGTCCAGTCGCGGGTATGCTGGTCGGTTTGACGCTCGTGGTCACCGCGCTCCCGCGGCGGGAACGGGCGGTCGTTGCTGATGGTGATGGCCCCGTCGGTAAACCCAGCGGCAAGGCGAGCTGGGTGTCCGGGAAGGTCAACTCCGTACAGGTCGCTGGCGGACACGCCGAGCCCGCCCCAGGTGACGGGGTGTTCGGTGTGCTGGCCGGGCTGCTCGGCGTCGCTGCTGTTGCCGCGGGCGGT
The Gemmatimonas sp. DNA segment above includes these coding regions:
- a CDS encoding SusC/RagA family TonB-linked outer membrane protein; protein product: MTGVFARGGLLAAALALFAAPLAAQTRTISGKVLEEGSRAPIAAAQLQVTGTAIGALSRDDGSFTLVNVPAREVILMVRRLGYPMTRITVGASQSGLEIVLKKDVLNLDQVVVTGQATGISRRNLANDVATVSGADVNKVSSQSIENAFQGKIAGAQISQSTGAPGGGNRIRIRGISSILGSAQPLYVIDGVIVSDVSIGSGTNKVTRAAGTGISVGNQENPVNRIADLNPNDIENVDILKGSAAAAIYGSKASGGVIIITTKRGRAGKPKFSLRLGGGTSELAYRNGSRTFTSLADAVTVFGAGITPFYDANRVLNYESLAYGNRPMNSDVSLNVSGGSDDTKYFLSISRRNEDGIVENTFARKTSARINLDQRISKRLNLQVGNEILNNANDRGLFGNDNAGNSIAYSLTKIPSFLDLRRNADGTWPVNQFYPSNPLQTIDQFKNGENVWRNITTSRLTADVLTGEKNTLQFIAYGGVDLLNQSNLIFSPPTLQYEPVDGLPGTSGNSKTTNIQRNLNLNIVHGWTPQSSLKITSQLGTQFEQRDLNQTRASAQNLLGGLEVVTSGTVRDVDESRLRVEDFGVFAQTEMLWREKLLFTAGARADRSSNNGDVKKFFLFPKAATSYRFTDLAPGLVDEAKIRLAYGETGNQPLYGQKFTNLDLSSVGGLGAFRVGSVRASSDLRPERQREIEAGVDLNVFRNRGTFAVTGFRRNISDLLITRTLAPTTGFSSETSNGAEMQVTGAEVSINAFPVQTPTWGWNARLNWGTSRSKVTSLPVPAFLLGTLQTGAVRIEQGKSATQLFGNDTLPQAGGRVVVPVLMGDGNPLWSAGLSNEVRFKSVSLYALLDQQKGGMLANGTWRHYDLGQNSRDYDDIDPASGRKLGEVRRTSYLQVTRIFYQDASYIKLREVTLTWDIPQKWVAKTWSGASGAKLSLSGRNLAWWTNFRGGDPEAQNFGAGGVPDAIQRNRELAAYPASRSYWLNFSLDF
- a CDS encoding CocE/NonD family hydrolase, which produces MMAALLASATTMMTNRAVAQDARAAPNPAAVTRVREQYVKREVVIPMRDGTKLHTAIYTPRDTSKRVPILLMRTPYSVAPYGENAYPAQLGPFPGLDAEGWIFVNQDVRGRYMSEGYHAFMTPNKGPNRKPGDVDESTDTYDTIEWILKNVAHHNGRVGTWGNSAPGFFVAAGMIDAHPAHKLAYPSAPMIDWWLGDDRHMNGLFKLSQTYNFMRNFDQPRAGLVTSYPAGPNAGTTDGYAWHLNVGAFSNYGSGPLQNRIAFWDSITVHPNYDAFWQARAIWKHAKNITPAVLLVGGWYDVEDPYGMLRLNRSLQDNSKSTKQMFVVGPWSHGGWNRADFPTFGAFTNGSPTGKFFRDSVGAPAFRCLLKDNCKGQSFGGALVFEAGTNQWRRFDAWPPKAATSRTLYLRENGRVAFEAPGNAQARGATPVTFADRYMSDPAKPVPYTMGVTFGFNAQYPTEDQRFASRRPDVLTYRSDVLTSDVTVAGPVSALLNVASTGTDADFIVKLIDQYPNDAAPEYEGGPRLDAYERLVRPGVARARWRKGFDQNVPLRVNVADSVRVPLDDVFHTFKKGHRIVVHVQSTWYPAVDRNPQRFVPNIYQAKDADFQSAMMTVFRSAARPSHLTLNILPQ